The DNA sequence GGCATGCTTTCACGAGTTGCTCGGCCTGAGCCCTGGTTCGTATATGGGGACCGATAATACCCATGGCGCCCCTGACGATGAAGCGCAAAATAGTGCTGGGCTCGACATCAACCACTCGCACGATAGGAGTTATCCCGGCCAGCTCCGCCGCCCGGCACATCGTCTCTACATCACTCAAGGAGAAGGAACCGTGTTCGCAATCCACGAACACATAATCGATCCCGGCTATTCCCATGAGTTCCACCAGGTCGGGACTGCAAAACGGTATTTGCAGCCCCACCGCCTTCTCACCTGCCTTGACCTTGGCTAGTATCCTGTTGGTGTGCATCCTTTTCCTCCTTTGCTTATTGGACCTGGATTGCCAAGTGGCGCTCAAGTTGCTTCAGGTTTGATGGTCCGGGCTTGGCCTCGCCTCGCTCCACCTTCTTGACCAGCTCGACCACTGTCTGGTTTAGCTGTATGGACACCTCCACCTCTCGTCCCTTGTGCACAACGTAACCGTTGAGATAGTCTACTTCCGTCCGCCTCGCCTTGATCACGTCCTGAAGAAGGGATGCCCGTGGCGGCACGCCGAGAAAACGCGCTTGGTCGGGAGTCACGCTTCTGTCACGCGAGCCCGATTCCACCTTGGCCGCCAAGGCGGTCAGCGCGTCAGGTGTGGTCGCGTCGGCAAACTCCTGAACGGAAACGCCATATATCGGCTCGACCTCAACCCCAAGCTGTTGTGCGACCAACACTACCTCCCTGCCGAGCACCATCCGGACAAGGGCGGCAATCTCCTGCTGCTCCCGGCTCAGTGAGGATGCCGTTGGTCCGAGCAGCCCGGCAAGAGCATTGCCCATGCAATTGACTACCATCTTGGACCACCGTGCCCCGCTAATGTTGCTCGTCACCTCGCTCGGGCCCACAGCCGTCAAGACGTCAGCTACGTTGCGAACCCGCGGCGTCGCTGCGCCGGAAAGTTCGCCAACGGCAAAGGTGTGAACAGTGATAGGCTCGGTGCGCACGACATGCCCCGGCTCGTACGTTGCCGCCCCCAACTGCACCACGCATCCCGCGGTGCGGTCGAAACCGACGACACCAGCCACCACCTCGTCGTTCATACCGTTCTGCGCTGACAGCATAAGCCCCATGGGCTTCAGGTATGGCGCTATGAAGTGTGTCGACCAAAGGGTGTCGTAGGACTTGACCGCCAGGAAAACCATATCGAACTGGTCCCGAAGGCCGCTTACCTCGCACAAGTGCAAGGCCTTGACCGGCACGGTGAACTCTTTCTCCGGATCCCTCACCGTAAGCCCGTCGCGCTTCATCCTGTCCACATGCTCCGGCCACTGGTCCATCAACGTCACATCATGGCCTTTCAGTGCGAGGTAGGCCCCGATGCAACTGCCAACCGCCCCGGCTCCCAATACTGCAATTCGGTTCGCCATGTCATCACCTCCGATATTCGTCAAGTGTTGCGCTCGCTTTAGCTCATCCACAGACTCCGATCATATCCCACTTTAGTCGCGCAATATCATCCCGCCGTCCACGTGGATGCATTGTCCCGTCACGTTACGTGCGTCTTCCGAAGCAAGGAACGCCGCCATCTTGGCAATCTCTTCTGGTGCTTGCTCGCGGCCTAGCGGTATCTCTGCGCCGCGCATCTCCGTGTACACATCGTGCGGGTCCTTGTTGGCCAGTTCGGGACTGAGGCGGATCATCTCCTCGATCGACCGTCGCACGCTTGGCGTCCATACCATTGAAGGGCAGATTGCATTCACGTTGATGTTGAAGGCAGAGACCTGGTGGACGAGCGCCTTGGTATATCTGAGCAGTGCCGCCTTGCTCACCGGGTAGGCATTCGGGTATCCCATCCCTGCTACACGTGGGGGACGGCCGGCGTGTCCTGCGACGGAACCGATGTTGATTATCTTTCCGTACCGCCTCTCCTTCATATGCGGTATGACGGCCTCACAGCAATGCACAGGGCCCAACACATTCACGGCCAAGACGACCTGCCAATCCTCATCCGTATCCATCCCGTCGTCATGAGACGTGCTCTTGGGGGCAGACACAACCGAGGCGTTGTTGACCAGGATGTCAATGGTGCCGAAGGTATCCAGAGCGATCTTGACAGCGGCGACCGCTGAGTCCCGCTTGGCAACGTCAAGTTGCACCACCAAGGGCTTGCGCCCTCGCATCTCTATCTCCTTGGCTACCTCACGTGCCCCTTCCGTGTCTATGTCGGCCGCGACTATGTCAGCCCCTTGTTCCGCCATGATCAGACAGATGCTCCGGCCTATCCCCTGGCTTGCCCCCGTAACAAAGGCTACCCTGCCTGCAAGGTCTCCAAGCACAATCATCTCCTACTATCGTTGTGTCAATATGGTGGGACCATAATGCGATTTCTTCAAGATCCTGTCAGCTAAATGACGTTCATAACCGGGTCCGTCCGGCTGCTCACCGCGGCCAGCGCTGTTCGAGGGTGGGGAGGTCCGGGAATGGGGCGTGCGGTTCGTTCTGGTACCAGTAGGCGACGGAGGCGATGTCGTCGGCCAGGGGCTGGTACGTGCGGTTGGGCCACCAGCCGAGCGCCTGGATGGTGACGCGCAGGTCGCGGGCGAAGTGGATCGGGTCCATGAGGTGCCAGCGGTACAGGCTCCACTTGGGCGGACCGTCCTCGTCCGCGCACTTGTGTACGCCGACGTAGGCGGTGTTGTAGTTCTCGGGGAAGCCGTAGCTGCCGCACAGGTAGTCCTCGGTGCCGGTGCCGCAGATGGTAGGGAACCGGGAGTCGCCGTCCAGGTAAAACTTGATCTCGCCTTCGCCGAACCAGCCCTTGCTGAGCTGGGTCCAGGCCAGGAAGGTGCCGACGTACTTGCCTTGGCCGCGGATGCCGTCGGCGATCACGTAGTCGGGGTTGGCGCGCTCGGTGACCGCGCGCCGCCACTGTGCGTGCAGGTAGCCGGCCGCCGCCGGCACCTCGGTCTCCTGGTAGGTGACCTGGTAGGTGAGCAGGCGCAGCTCGTCGGCGTCCTCGTTGGTGAAGGTGATCCGGCAGCTCTGCCGGAACGGCATCGGCCAGTAGCAGTTGAACGCCGACTTGGGATTGCAGATCACCGCCAGCGAGTTGACCGGCGCGAAGCTGTTGTGCCCAACGGCGAAGAAGTCGGACACCGGCGTCTCGATCGACGGCGTCGCTTC is a window from the Spirochaetaceae bacterium genome containing:
- a CDS encoding SDR family NAD(P)-dependent oxidoreductase, with the translated sequence MIVLGDLAGRVAFVTGASQGIGRSICLIMAEQGADIVAADIDTEGAREVAKEIEMRGRKPLVVQLDVAKRDSAVAAVKIALDTFGTIDILVNNASVVSAPKSTSHDDGMDTDEDWQVVLAVNVLGPVHCCEAVIPHMKERRYGKIINIGSVAGHAGRPPRVAGMGYPNAYPVSKAALLRYTKALVHQVSAFNINVNAICPSMVWTPSVRRSIEEMIRLSPELANKDPHDVYTEMRGAEIPLGREQAPEEIAKMAAFLASEDARNVTGQCIHVDGGMILRD
- a CDS encoding DUF2961 domain-containing protein, which translates into the protein MSNFVLGAGLPGLPLLSGARTRSVCPENPTGEKGKGGMAVPDPETLPFSDAAGDLGQGWKVSPFVKVPAGATHTVMDVAGPGVIQHIWLVADPAKGRSHIIRFYWDGEATPSIETPVSDFFAVGHNSFAPVNSLAVICNPKSAFNCYWPMPFRQSCRITFTNEDADELRLLTYQVTYQETEVPAAAGYLHAQWRRAVTERANPDYVIADGIRGQGKYVGTFLAWTQLSKGWFGEGEIKFYLDGDSRFPTICGTGTEDYLCGSYGFPENYNTAYVGVHKCADEDGPPKWSLYRWHLMDPIHFARDLRVTIQALGWWPNRTYQPLADDIASVAYWYQNEPHAPFPDLPTLEQRWPR
- a CDS encoding 2-dehydropantoate 2-reductase, whose protein sequence is MANRIAVLGAGAVGSCIGAYLALKGHDVTLMDQWPEHVDRMKRDGLTVRDPEKEFTVPVKALHLCEVSGLRDQFDMVFLAVKSYDTLWSTHFIAPYLKPMGLMLSAQNGMNDEVVAGVVGFDRTAGCVVQLGAATYEPGHVVRTEPITVHTFAVGELSGAATPRVRNVADVLTAVGPSEVTSNISGARWSKMVVNCMGNALAGLLGPTASSLSREQQEIAALVRMVLGREVVLVAQQLGVEVEPIYGVSVQEFADATTPDALTALAAKVESGSRDRSVTPDQARFLGVPPRASLLQDVIKARRTEVDYLNGYVVHKGREVEVSIQLNQTVVELVKKVERGEAKPGPSNLKQLERHLAIQVQ